The sequence below is a genomic window from Desulfovibrio sp. Fe33.
GGCTCGGACAGGTAGGCGACCATCTTGTCGGCCTTGTCCGAAGGCAGGTAGGCGGTGGCCTCCATGTGCGGCGGGCTGACCTGGCGGCGGAAGGCCGGGTTCAGGTCGTGGAAGTCGTTCCAGGTCATGCCGCCTGCCCGCGCCAGGGCGAGCAGGTCGGTGCCGCCGGGCACCTTGACCGGAACGATCTCAAGCTCCATGTCCCAGGACACGGGCTCGAAGCCCAGGGTGTCCAGGTTCTGGAAAATCTTGGAAATGGCGATGAACTTGGGCACGTAGTGCCGGGTTTCCAGCTTCAGGCGATTGCGTCCGGAGAGCTTGCGGTTCTTCTCGGTCAACTCGAAGAAATCGTCGCAATTGGCCTGTTTCAGGGCGCGCGAGATCTTGCCTTCGCCCGCGTTGTAGGCGGCAAGGGCCAGATACCAGTCGCCGAACTTGTCGTACAGGTCGCGAAGATGGCGGGCCGCGGCGTCCGTGGCCTTGTAGGGATCGCGGCGTTCGTCGATCCACCAGTCGGACTTGAGCCCGTACAAACTGCCCGTGCCGCGCATGAACTGCCACATTCCGCCCGCACCGGCCCAGGAATAGGCCCGGACGTTGTAGCCGGATTCGACGAACGGAAGCAGGACCAGGTCCTGGGGCAGACCGTACTGGGTGAAGACCCGGCGCACATAGGGCAGATAGGGCTGAGAGCGTTTCAGCCAACGCTCCATGGTCTTGCGCGCCTTGTGGTTGTAGTAGGTGAAGAAGAGCTCGACTTCCTCGTTCTCGTGGGGCTCAAGGTCGAACAGCAGGCCGAAACGCTGATTGAGCACGGCCTGCTCGGTCTGGGTCAAATCCTCGTCGGGGGCCACTTCGGGAGCGGCCTCGATTTCGGGTTCGAGGGCCTCGGCATCTTCAGGCACGAGGTTTTCCGCGACCTGTTCCTCCACGGGCAGGGCCGTCTCAGGGGTCGTCTTGGTGGAACAACCCGCGGCCAGGCTCGCGATGAGCAATCCCATCACGAGTAAATATGCACAGTTGAAAACTCTCAAGCGATCCTCCGAGTTCGGCACACCATTACCAGATAAGTCCGGCTTTGAAAAGTCTAGAAAAAATCTTGATTGCCGGAAGTGCGAGACTTCCAGCTAGCCCAGCTTGCCTTGGATTGCAATAGGAGCGATAAACGCCTACTAGACCCCCTTGCCAAAGGCAACCATGTGCAACTTTTTGCCGTGTTTATCACAAGGAATCGATAATGCAAGATCATGGCCGGGATAAAAAGGATTCGAAAATCTACATAGTTGGCAACAAGCCGGTCAAGGAGCTTCTACAGGATTCTCCACAAAGAGTGGACTTCGTCGCCTTCCGTAAGGGACGGCGCGACCAGGCGATGGAAGAAATTCTCGACATTTGCCGTGCCGCCCAGGTGCCCTACAAGTCGGTCTCGGCCCAGGAATTGGACTACATGTTCCGCGGCAACCACCAGGGTGTGGCCGCCCGGTGCGCGGCCCTGGAGTACACGCCGCTGGAACGGCTCCTCGAACAGGCGAGCGAAGCGCCGCTGCCCCTCGTCGTGGCCCTGGACCAGGTGCAGGACACCGGCAACGTCGGCGTTCTCGCCCGCACCGTCCACGCGCTCGGCGGGGCCGGGCTCATCGTCTGCCAGCATCACGGCGCCTATCTCGGGGCCGGAGCCGTGCGCTCTTCGGCCGGAGCCCTGAACAAGCTCCCCGTGGCCAAGGTCGGCAACATGGCCAACGCCATGAAGGATTGCGTCAACTACGACTTCACCCTCTACTGCGCCCGCATGACGTCCGACTCCGACAACGTCTACACCGCGGAGCTGCGCACCCCGGCCGTGCTCATTCTCGGCAACGAAGAAAAAGGCATCCGCCCCGGAGTCGCCAAATTCGCCGACCACAGCCTCCACATTCCCTTCCTCAGGGAATTCGACTCCCTGAACGTGGCCCAGGCGGGAGCCATCATCGTTTCGGAATTCGCCCGTCGATTGGGCTAGAAGCGCGACGAAACCGATCGGAACGCCCGCGGGCGTTCCCCGGTCCGGCGGAACGGCTTAGAGGAACGCGTCCAGAACGACGTCGATCTGCGCCGAGTACTGTCCCACGGCCTCGAACAGGGCTTCCGGCTCAAGACCCAGAATATCCCAGGCCTCTTCGTCCAGCCCGGGCATGACGTATACGCCGCCCCGGGCTATGCCCACGGCGTTGGCCAGATTATCGGCCACGTGAATTATGGCCGGATCGAGAGGATTGGGGTACCCCATGGGGTCGTGGTGGTAGTCGATCATGACGGAGAGGCTTTCGGGAAACCCCCAGGATTCCAGGAGAGGCTTGCCTATGTCGGTGTGGCGGAGCCCCAGGACCGACAGCTCGGCCTCCACCATGGGAAGGCAGTTCTCGCGGGCGAAAAGCATGGCCTCGGTGGCCGCGTAGGGCAGTTTCTTGAACAGGATCAGACGGCCGACGTCGTGCAGCAGGCCGCCGATGAAGAACCGCTCGGGAGAGAGGCCGCTCTGCGTCCCGGCAAACAGGCGGGCAAAGATGCCGCAGGAGATGGAATGCCGCCAGAAGGCCTGCATGTCCACGAGTTCCGGCGGGATATCCTTGAAATAGTTGATGGCCGAGACGCCCAGGGCCAGGGTGGACAATTCCTTTGCGCCCACCAGGGCCACGGCCCGGCTGATGGAGTCTATGCCCCGGGGAAAACCGTAAAGGGGCGAGTTGACGAGCTTGAGGAGCTTGGCGGACAGGCTCAAGTCGGTGCTCACCACCTTGGCGATGCGGTCGGCCGAGGCGGATTCGTCCTCAAGGATTTCCTTGATCCGAAAAAATATGTCCGGGAACCCGGCAAGCTCTGTCTCATGCCGGACGATGGCCTCGGGCGTGACCAGCCCCCTGACGAACAGGTCCTCCACATGCTCCAGATTGGCGGCCCTTCGTTCAGCCGGGTCCGGAAGCCGTCGCCCCTCGGCCACGGCCACCGCGGTCAGCTCCAGGGCGATGCGGAACATGGCGGCGACCGCCGGGTGATCCGGGTTCACGTAGAGGAAGAATTCACGGACGTAGTCCTCCACGGCCTGGAGGTCGGCCTCGGACAGCACGGAAGGCATGGGGAGCACCTCGACCTCCTCCACCCCCGCACGGCGTAGGAGCCTTATATGGCGGTCCGCCAGTTCGACGCCGCCCTTAAGGAGCAGTCTGCCGTCCCCGGCGATCAGGTCGGAGGCCAGGACCATGCCCGCCTTCAATTCGTCAATGCTCTTCCTGGTCACAACGGCATCCTCCCGGAGCGCACAATACTCCTCCCGTTTATACGCTATCGCACCCGTATTGTGAACAGGCTTGGGCAAACGGGCTGTCTCGTGCAGGATTTCGGATGGGCCGGACATCGGCGCGGCGGGGCATATCCCAGGACAACCCCGCGCAGGCAATGAAGATACCTTATCTGCCCGCCCGACGCCCTTTCGAGACCACGACCGAAATTCGCCGTGGCATTACACCACAAGCGCGAATCGAGGCCATGATTTCCTGGCGATTATAACGGGTCGCGCCTAATCGTCGCGATAGGTTCGGACCGGCTCCACGCCGCAAAGGGCCCGCGAGGCTCCTTCGGCCAGGGCGAACATCTCCACCTCGCCCGGAACCACTTCCACCGGAGCGAGAAAACCCGCCTGGCGGGACAGTTCCTCGACCAGGGGACGACTCCGGGAGAGACCGCCGGTCAGGACCACGGCGGCCAGATCGAGGCAGCCCTCGTCGTCGACAAGACAGGGAGCCATGGAGACGATGTGCCGGGCGATGCCGTACGTCATGGCCCGGAAGACCAGCCCGGCGTGCTCGTCGCCCCGCTCCATGCGGGCCAGGACCTCGCGCGGGTCATTGGTGCCGAGATGGGCGGTCAGCCCGCCCCGGCTGAGGATGGTTTGGCGCAGCTCGTCATAACCGCGCTCCCCGCTGTGAACCATATCGAGGACAGGCACCAGGGGCAGCCCTCCGGTGCGTTCCGGCGTGAACGGCCCTTCGCCGTCCAGGGCGTTGATGACGTCCACCACGCGGCCACGGCGGTGCGCGCCGATGGAGACGCCGCCGCCCATGTGGCAGACGATGAAATTCGCGGTCTCGTATTCCACCCCCAGCCGCCCGGCCACGATACGGGCCACCCCGCGCTGGTTCAAGGCGTGGAAGATGCTCCGGCGTTCCAGCCCAGGCAGCCCGGTCAGCCTGGCCCGGTCCATCATCTCGTCAGTGACCACCGGGTCCACCACATAGGCGGGCACATTCCACTGCCGGGACAGCGCCAACGCTAGAAGCCCGCCCAGGTTGCACGCGTGCTCTCCGTAACGGGCTTCGAACAGATGGGCGGCCATGGCGTCCGACACCGCATACACGCCGCCCTCCAGCGGACGCAGCAGGCCGCCGCGCGCGGCCACCGCGCGAATGCGCTTCGGGTCCGTGCCGGTCTTGCCCAGGAACTCGGCCACGACGCGCATCCGGAAATCGAACTGGTCCGCCACGCGGGCGAAGCCCGCCAAATCCGCGCGCGAATGTTGCAGCTCCTCGGCGGCGAGGATGCCGCCGTCCTGAAACAGGGCCACCTTGGTGGACGTGGACCCGGGGTTGATGACGAGAATGCTCATGCCCGGCTCCTGTGCGCCAGGACCGAGGCCAGGGCGATGGAGTGAAACTTGCTCGCGTCCGAATCCCCTCGGGACGGGACCACCACCGGCACCCGGCTGCCCACCACCACGGCGGCCATTATGCAGCCGCACAGCGTGGAAAGGGACTTGTACAGGACGTTGCCCGCCTCTATGTCCGGGGTGACGAGAATATCCGCGTTCCCGGCCACTGGGCTCTCGAACCGCTTGGTGGCCGCGACCTCGCGGGACACCGCGATATCCAGGGAGAGCGGCCCGAGCACCAGGGCGTCGCCGAACATCCCCTGACGAGCCATTTTGGTCAGGATGTCACCGTCAAGGGTGGCGGGCATCGCCGGATAATTGATCTTCTCCGTGGCCGCGAGGATGGCCGCGCGCGGGGTCTTCATACCGAGCATCCGGGCCACGTCCAACGCGTTCTTGAGAATGTCCACCTTGCGTTGCAGAGTGGGGGAGATGTTGACGCCGGGATCGGTCATGAGCATGAGCCGCCCGTCCACCGGGGACTCGAAAACCGACACGTGGCTCAGGATGCGCTCGCCGTGGGCCACCCCCGTCCGCCTGTCGAGAATGGCCTTGAGCAGCGTGGCCGTGGGCACGAGGCCCTTCATTATGAGCTGCGCCTCGCCCTCGCGGAAAAGCCGGACGGCCTCGCCCGCTGCGTCGGCGGGATCGGCGGCGGAGACCTGACGAAAGGGGGAAATATCGAGTCCCCGCTCCCCGGCCACACGCTCCGTCTCCTCCCTGTCGCCCACGAGGATCGGTTCGGCCAGCCCCCGCTCGTACGCCTCCAGCGCCGCACGGAGCACGAATCCTTCGGCGGGGCGGGCGATGGCGACTTTCGGCATGGCCCCGGAACGGGAGATATCCAGGGCGGCCTGCACCAATTCTTTCAAACAGGTTATGGGAGTGAAACCGGACACCTACTCGTCCCCGCGCTTGAGGGCGATCATGCCGGACCGGCACATGGACTTGATTCCGTAGGGCGCGACCATCCTGATGAGTCCTTCCACACGATTCTGGTCCCCGGACATCTCCACGGTGACGGTCTCCCGCCCCATGCCCACAACGTGGGCCCGGAAGACCTCGAAGACCTGCATGAGCTGGCCGGTCCTGGCCGGGTCCATGGCCACCTTTATCATGACCAGTTCACGGTCCACGAAATCGTTGCGGGAGAGATCGTCCAACTGGATGACCACATCCAGGGACTCCAGGTAGCGGCCTACCTTGTCTATGGCCTCGTCCTCGCCCTCCACACAGAGCACGATGCGGGACACCTGGGGATTTTCGGTCTCCCCGGCGGCCAGAGAGAGGATGTTGGCGTCATATTTGCCGCACTCCCGGGCCATCATGGCCAGGACGCCGGGTTCGTTGCGGCACAGGGCGGACAGGGTGCGTCTCAAGGGCAATCTCCTTGGTTGCAGTTGGGATGCGGAACTTTTCGGACTCGGACACAATACCCAATACTCGGCCGGTTGCAAATCCCGCTATAACCTGTCACGCCCCCGCGCTTTGGGCTGGCCCCTCTTTCCCGGGCCGTGTATACTCCCCCCATCGTGATTCACTATCTCCGAGAAAAACGTTGGTTTTTCATCACCTTGGCCATACAGGCCGTCATGCTTCTCCTGCCCGCCCCCGAAGGCGTGACGCCGGAAGGATGGCGCGTGCTCGTCATGACGGTGGGGGCGACCATTCTGTTCATCACCGAACCGATTCCCCTGCCCGCCGTGGCCCTGCTCATCGTCCTGGGCCAGGTCTTCCTGCTCGGCCTGGACTCCTCCCTGGTGGCCAAATCCCTGATGAAAGACTCGGTCCTGTTCATCATGGGCTCCCTCATGCTCGCCGTGGCGCTGGTCAAGCAAAAGCTGGACAAGCGGCTCGCCCTGCTCATCGTGCGGGTGACGGGTTCGAACACCTATTCCATCGCCTTCGGCATCTCCATCTTCTCCGGCCTGCTCGCCTCGTTCATCGGCGAACACACCGTGGCCGCCATGATGCTGCCCGTGGCCCTGTCGCTGATCCAACTGGCCACCGACGACCGAGACCAGCAACGCGCCCTGGCCGTACTCTTCCTGTTCTCCATCTCCTACGCCTGCGCCATGGCCGGAATCGGCACGCCGTCGGGCGGAGCGCGCAACGCCATCATGATCGACTACCTGCGGGATTTCTTCTACGTCCCGGGCGATCCGGCGACCCACAAGTATTCGGTTTCCTACCTGCAATGGATGATCTACGCCTACCCCATCTTCCTCATCCAGTTGCCGCTCATGCACTTCATCCTGCGCCGGACCTTCAAAACCGACATCCACGACCTCGGTCCCGCCGTGGAAAAGCTCAAGGAGCAGGTTGGCAGCGAAGGCGCGCTCACCGGCCGCCACTACGTGGCCATCCTCCTCTTCATCCTGACCCTGGTGGGCTGGGTGGGCTTTTCCTCCCGGTTCGGCATGGGCACCATCGCCATTCTCAGCGCGGTCCTTTTTCTGGTCACGGGGCTGGTCCGCTGGCAGGACCTCAACTCAGGGGTCAACTGGGGCGTGGTTCTGCTCTACGCCGCCGCCATCTCGCTGGGCGTGCAGATGCGCGACACGGGCGCGGCCGCCTGGGTGGCCGACCTGTTCATGGGGGGGCTGGCTCCGTTCGGACTCGATTCGGGCCTCGGGCTTCTCGCCGCGGTCATGCTCCTGACCACCTTCATAACCAACACCATGAGCAACGGTGCCGCGGTGGCCGTGCTCGGCCCCATCGTGCTGACCATCGCCATCGGCACCGAAACCAACCCCATGGCCGTGGGCATGGTCACCGCCATATCCAGCGCGTTCGCCTACTTCACGGTCATCGGCACCCCGGCGTCGACCATCGTCTATTCCTCGGGCTACCTGCGCCCCTCGGATTTCATGAAAGTGGGGTGGCGCATTGCGCTCATGTCCTTTATCGTGCTCCTGACGGCATCCAAACTGTACTGGCCCCTCATCGGCTTGTAAGGAGTTGCCCATGACCAGGGACGACGAAAAACTGAAAATCCTCATCTGCATCGGCGGCGGCCCCGAGGCCTACGCCAGCCTGCGTTACGCCGTCCGCCTGAGCAAGGCCAACTGCGCCGACATTACCCTGCTTTACGTCCGCCCCCTGGACAGCGGCCTCAACTCCGGCGGCATGGAAGTGCGCGTGGCCCGCGAGAACGTCCTGGACTGGGGCCTGGAACTGCCCGGCCTTCGCCAGCTCAAGGCCGCCCGCGACATTCTGGTGGAGCTGGGCGAAATCGAGCCCGGCGCCCGCCGGGAATGGAAGCACAGCGAAATCAAGGGCGATCCGGCGGGCGAATACGTCCGCGACTATGAAAACCCCTGCGGCGGCATCGTCTCCCTCAGGCTGCGCACCGCCTCGGACGTGACCTCCGCCGTGGCCGACGAGGCCAAGCGGTTCAACGCCGACGTGATCGTCGTGGGCGCTTCGCCCGAACCCATGACCGGCCTCAGAAAGTTCTTCTCCCCCAAGCCCCTCGCCCTCAAGATCGCCGCCCACGCGCACTGCTCGGTCATCGTTGCCCGGCACCTCGAACCAGGCCGCAATCACCTGGTCTGCGTCCAGGACACCGACCAGTCCCGGGCCATGCTCCCCATTGTCAGCCGGTACTTCCAGTCCAGCCACCATCCGCTCTCCATCCTGTCCGTGGCCCCCACCGAGGCGGACCTGCCCTCGGCCCAGAAGGCCGCGCAGGAGGCCGCGCAAATACTCGGCTCCCTCGGCACCACTCCGGCCGAAATCCTCGTAGAGGTGGGCGATCCGGTGGAGACCATCATCACCATCGGCTACGACTTCTCCCTCATCCTGGCCTCGGAATCCCTCAAACCATGGTTCGCCAAGGGATTCAGCGTGTCCCACGAAGTCGCGGAAAAAGCCCGCAACTCCGTCATGATCGTCAAAT
It includes:
- a CDS encoding bifunctional enoyl-CoA hydratase/phosphate acetyltransferase → MSGFTPITCLKELVQAALDISRSGAMPKVAIARPAEGFVLRAALEAYERGLAEPILVGDREETERVAGERGLDISPFRQVSAADPADAAGEAVRLFREGEAQLIMKGLVPTATLLKAILDRRTGVAHGERILSHVSVFESPVDGRLMLMTDPGVNISPTLQRKVDILKNALDVARMLGMKTPRAAILAATEKINYPAMPATLDGDILTKMARQGMFGDALVLGPLSLDIAVSREVAATKRFESPVAGNADILVTPDIEAGNVLYKSLSTLCGCIMAAVVVGSRVPVVVPSRGDSDASKFHSIALASVLAHRSRA
- a CDS encoding HDOD domain-containing protein, producing the protein MTRKSIDELKAGMVLASDLIAGDGRLLLKGGVELADRHIRLLRRAGVEEVEVLPMPSVLSEADLQAVEDYVREFFLYVNPDHPAVAAMFRIALELTAVAVAEGRRLPDPAERRAANLEHVEDLFVRGLVTPEAIVRHETELAGFPDIFFRIKEILEDESASADRIAKVVSTDLSLSAKLLKLVNSPLYGFPRGIDSISRAVALVGAKELSTLALGVSAINYFKDIPPELVDMQAFWRHSISCGIFARLFAGTQSGLSPERFFIGGLLHDVGRLILFKKLPYAATEAMLFARENCLPMVEAELSVLGLRHTDIGKPLLESWGFPESLSVMIDYHHDPMGYPNPLDPAIIHVADNLANAVGIARGGVYVMPGLDEEAWDILGLEPEALFEAVGQYSAQIDVVLDAFL
- a CDS encoding lytic transglycosylase domain-containing protein, which translates into the protein MGLLIASLAAGCSTKTTPETALPVEEQVAENLVPEDAEALEPEIEAAPEVAPDEDLTQTEQAVLNQRFGLLFDLEPHENEEVELFFTYYNHKARKTMERWLKRSQPYLPYVRRVFTQYGLPQDLVLLPFVESGYNVRAYSWAGAGGMWQFMRGTGSLYGLKSDWWIDERRDPYKATDAAARHLRDLYDKFGDWYLALAAYNAGEGKISRALKQANCDDFFELTEKNRKLSGRNRLKLETRHYVPKFIAISKIFQNLDTLGFEPVSWDMELEIVPVKVPGGTDLLALARAGGMTWNDFHDLNPAFRRQVSPPHMEATAYLPSDKADKMVAYLSEPGAQPYAGYTRHRVRSGDSWWIISRRYGVPINVLKSVNNTRSNTLRPGQYVMVPGHGSRGSSTASAPAPASSSEAQTRAIAAKRGNYVVRSGDTLWSIAQSFNTTVTTLRKSNGLSSSRLKVGQKLYIPNSSSAATKQAVKDAVKVKTEVVHYKVRRGDNLYSISRKFGVKVSDLCHWNSISAKTTIYAGQKLKVYVQ
- a CDS encoding SLC13 family permease, giving the protein MIHYLREKRWFFITLAIQAVMLLLPAPEGVTPEGWRVLVMTVGATILFITEPIPLPAVALLIVLGQVFLLGLDSSLVAKSLMKDSVLFIMGSLMLAVALVKQKLDKRLALLIVRVTGSNTYSIAFGISIFSGLLASFIGEHTVAAMMLPVALSLIQLATDDRDQQRALAVLFLFSISYACAMAGIGTPSGGARNAIMIDYLRDFFYVPGDPATHKYSVSYLQWMIYAYPIFLIQLPLMHFILRRTFKTDIHDLGPAVEKLKEQVGSEGALTGRHYVAILLFILTLVGWVGFSSRFGMGTIAILSAVLFLVTGLVRWQDLNSGVNWGVVLLYAAAISLGVQMRDTGAAAWVADLFMGGLAPFGLDSGLGLLAAVMLLTTFITNTMSNGAAVAVLGPIVLTIAIGTETNPMAVGMVTAISSAFAYFTVIGTPASTIVYSSGYLRPSDFMKVGWRIALMSFIVLLTASKLYWPLIGL
- the ilvN gene encoding acetolactate synthase small subunit produces the protein MRRTLSALCRNEPGVLAMMARECGKYDANILSLAAGETENPQVSRIVLCVEGEDEAIDKVGRYLESLDVVIQLDDLSRNDFVDRELVMIKVAMDPARTGQLMQVFEVFRAHVVGMGRETVTVEMSGDQNRVEGLIRMVAPYGIKSMCRSGMIALKRGDE
- the buk gene encoding butyrate kinase, with the protein product MSILVINPGSTSTKVALFQDGGILAAEELQHSRADLAGFARVADQFDFRMRVVAEFLGKTGTDPKRIRAVAARGGLLRPLEGGVYAVSDAMAAHLFEARYGEHACNLGGLLALALSRQWNVPAYVVDPVVTDEMMDRARLTGLPGLERRSIFHALNQRGVARIVAGRLGVEYETANFIVCHMGGGVSIGAHRRGRVVDVINALDGEGPFTPERTGGLPLVPVLDMVHSGERGYDELRQTILSRGGLTAHLGTNDPREVLARMERGDEHAGLVFRAMTYGIARHIVSMAPCLVDDEGCLDLAAVVLTGGLSRSRPLVEELSRQAGFLAPVEVVPGEVEMFALAEGASRALCGVEPVRTYRDD
- a CDS encoding TrmH family RNA methyltransferase, whose translation is MQDHGRDKKDSKIYIVGNKPVKELLQDSPQRVDFVAFRKGRRDQAMEEILDICRAAQVPYKSVSAQELDYMFRGNHQGVAARCAALEYTPLERLLEQASEAPLPLVVALDQVQDTGNVGVLARTVHALGGAGLIVCQHHGAYLGAGAVRSSAGALNKLPVAKVGNMANAMKDCVNYDFTLYCARMTSDSDNVYTAELRTPAVLILGNEEKGIRPGVAKFADHSLHIPFLREFDSLNVAQAGAIIVSEFARRLG
- a CDS encoding universal stress protein, coding for MTRDDEKLKILICIGGGPEAYASLRYAVRLSKANCADITLLYVRPLDSGLNSGGMEVRVARENVLDWGLELPGLRQLKAARDILVELGEIEPGARREWKHSEIKGDPAGEYVRDYENPCGGIVSLRLRTASDVTSAVADEAKRFNADVIVVGASPEPMTGLRKFFSPKPLALKIAAHAHCSVIVARHLEPGRNHLVCVQDTDQSRAMLPIVSRYFQSSHHPLSILSVAPTEADLPSAQKAAQEAAQILGSLGTTPAEILVEVGDPVETIITIGYDFSLILASESLKPWFAKGFSVSHEVAEKARNSVMIVK